A single window of Intrasporangium calvum DSM 43043 DNA harbors:
- a CDS encoding DMT family transporter, with protein MSRHSSATLDRPRAIPSTPAAGLMWGLVGVAAFSFTVPFTRVTVGGLSPLFIGSGRAVVAAVLAALALALTRQRLPRGRQWMRLAVVGGGVVVGFPLLTSFALTTTPASHAAVVIALLPAATAAMAVLRGHERPPALFWVVSAFGAVAAMAFASAQGGGVGHLQWSDLLLFGAVVAAAIGYAEGGLLARELGAWQTVSWALVVCSPLMLALTAVAVGSQPPSGTPVQWAAFAYLGVVSMFLGFFAWYHGLGIGPMAQVSQVQLVQPVLSILWAGLLLGEHLTRATVFGGLIVILCAGAAVRVRLERRA; from the coding sequence ATGTCAAGACACAGTAGCGCTACTCTCGACCGTCCCAGAGCGATACCGTCCACGCCCGCAGCCGGTTTGATGTGGGGACTGGTCGGAGTCGCGGCCTTCTCCTTCACGGTGCCGTTCACCCGCGTGACCGTAGGGGGTCTCTCGCCCCTGTTCATCGGCTCCGGGCGCGCGGTCGTGGCCGCCGTTCTCGCAGCCCTTGCTCTGGCCCTGACGCGGCAGCGGCTCCCCCGGGGAAGGCAGTGGATGCGCCTGGCAGTCGTCGGCGGCGGAGTCGTCGTCGGCTTTCCCCTGCTCACCTCGTTCGCGCTCACCACGACCCCCGCGAGCCACGCAGCGGTTGTCATCGCGCTGCTGCCCGCGGCGACCGCTGCCATGGCGGTGCTCCGCGGCCACGAACGCCCGCCCGCCCTGTTCTGGGTCGTGTCCGCCTTCGGGGCTGTGGCCGCGATGGCGTTCGCCTCGGCACAGGGTGGGGGCGTGGGCCACCTGCAGTGGTCGGACCTGCTGCTGTTCGGGGCCGTGGTGGCCGCGGCCATCGGCTACGCCGAGGGTGGCCTGCTCGCGCGCGAGCTCGGGGCCTGGCAGACCGTGTCCTGGGCTCTGGTCGTGTGCTCGCCACTGATGCTGGCCCTGACGGCGGTAGCGGTCGGCAGCCAGCCACCGTCAGGCACACCCGTGCAGTGGGCGGCCTTCGCCTACCTCGGCGTCGTCAGCATGTTCCTCGGCTTCTTCGCCTGGTACCACGGTCTGGGCATCGGACCCATGGCACAGGTCAGCCAGGTCCAGCTCGTCCAACCCGTCCTCTCCATCCTGTGGGCCGGGCTACTGCTGGGCGAACATCTCACGCGGGCAACAGTCTTCGGCGGCCTGATCGTCATCCTGTGCGCCGGCGCCGCCGTACGCGTGCGGCTGGAGCGACGTGCTTGA
- a CDS encoding DUF2804 domain-containing protein encodes MAETPLPQAIPSRPLPEREITSPVLLTLPDGHLNDDAVGWTRAPLVITDGIGRGARAWGRSRRWEQWTVTTTTHVVTLTVSDLDYAALHGIWIVDRRSGAEIAHDSVGLLAGSASLPGTLGRGSVRARTLPVRIDIDEIENGTRLRAVGERIRVDIVAHRPEGHESLGVVVPWSRRRFLYTVKDVARPAEGTLYIDGRPQPLPAAVSWATHDHGRGRWPRTPAWSSGTASGVTDGRVVGFHLGGRWADGTGSAPNGLLVDGRLSKVSEELTWEYSPEEWMAPWQVRGDTVDLTFTPEHARTSSVGTTFGASTAKQLFGTWSGRVRDENTTWITVTDLFGSAEEIRTRW; translated from the coding sequence GTGGCTGAAACCCCCCTCCCGCAAGCCATCCCGTCCCGCCCCCTGCCCGAGCGCGAGATCACCTCACCCGTGCTCCTGACGCTCCCGGACGGGCATCTCAACGACGACGCCGTGGGGTGGACCCGCGCCCCCCTCGTCATCACCGACGGCATCGGGCGCGGCGCCCGCGCCTGGGGTCGCTCGAGACGATGGGAGCAGTGGACGGTCACGACGACCACCCACGTCGTGACCCTCACCGTCTCGGACCTCGACTACGCCGCCCTGCATGGGATCTGGATCGTGGACCGCCGCAGCGGCGCCGAGATCGCCCACGACTCGGTCGGCCTGCTCGCCGGCTCCGCCTCATTGCCCGGGACCCTCGGACGAGGATCGGTGCGGGCCCGGACCCTGCCGGTCCGCATCGACATCGACGAGATCGAGAACGGGACCCGCCTGCGCGCCGTCGGCGAACGGATCCGGGTCGACATCGTCGCCCACCGTCCTGAAGGGCACGAGAGCCTCGGAGTCGTCGTGCCGTGGAGCCGGCGCCGGTTCCTCTACACGGTCAAGGACGTCGCCCGGCCCGCCGAAGGCACCCTCTACATCGACGGCCGCCCGCAGCCCTTGCCCGCCGCTGTCTCGTGGGCGACTCACGACCACGGACGCGGACGTTGGCCGAGAACCCCCGCATGGAGCTCCGGCACGGCCTCCGGAGTCACCGACGGACGGGTCGTCGGGTTCCACCTCGGCGGCCGCTGGGCCGACGGCACCGGCTCCGCCCCGAACGGGCTGCTGGTCGACGGACGGCTGAGCAAGGTCAGCGAGGAGCTCACCTGGGAGTACTCCCCGGAGGAGTGGATGGCCCCGTGGCAGGTCCGTGGCGACACCGTTGACCTCACCTTCACGCCTGAGCACGCACGGACGTCGAGCGTCGGCACCACGTTCGGTGCGTCCACGGCGAAGCAGCTCTTCGGGACGTGGTCCGGGCGGGTGCGCGACGAGAACACAACCTGGATCACGGTGACCGACCTCTTCGGGTCCGCGGAGGAGATCCGCACCCGCTGGTGA
- a CDS encoding type II toxin-antitoxin system HicA family toxin, with product MPKPMKYRDVARALKKQGCTSRPGKGDHEVWTCPCDQKHRAVVTKPGEISPGVIGDAIKKMACLPKGWLQ from the coding sequence GTGCCGAAGCCGATGAAGTACCGGGACGTCGCCAGAGCGCTCAAGAAGCAGGGCTGCACCAGCCGCCCCGGCAAGGGTGATCATGAGGTGTGGACGTGTCCGTGCGACCAGAAGCACCGCGCTGTGGTCACAAAGCCGGGCGAGATCTCCCCCGGCGTCATAGGGGACGCGATCAAGAAGATGGCATGCCTGCCGAAGGGATGGCTGCAGTGA
- a CDS encoding HEAT repeat domain-containing protein has protein sequence MISKSNKDEFQEFLHSPRMQRFREQDPSMSRARALYLEAGADLLASLRAAGYKLDSVGDLRNSSKPYRDAIPILIEALHGITYLPLVEDVLRTLAVKFAARQVAPLFLKLFREPPAHLVDPTAGPDADPPQERIRWVIGNGLGILANPAISDELIELALDVKYGRARARIVWGLPRTRHPRVPSVLMSLLNDREISIVGYAIEGLGKLGHVPARDFIASKLSDQAEHVQSEARKALKQIDRVVQQR, from the coding sequence ATGATTTCCAAAAGCAATAAGGATGAATTTCAAGAGTTCCTGCATTCTCCCAGAATGCAGCGTTTCCGCGAGCAAGATCCGTCGATGAGTCGAGCAAGAGCCCTATATCTCGAAGCGGGGGCGGACTTGCTTGCCTCGTTGCGGGCGGCTGGCTACAAGCTCGATTCCGTAGGGGACCTGAGGAATTCGTCCAAACCGTATCGCGACGCTATCCCAATTCTGATCGAGGCATTGCATGGCATCACCTACTTGCCACTTGTCGAGGATGTTTTAAGAACTTTAGCGGTCAAGTTCGCCGCTCGGCAGGTTGCACCCCTGTTCTTGAAACTGTTCCGGGAGCCTCCAGCGCACCTTGTCGATCCCACAGCTGGACCCGATGCGGACCCTCCGCAAGAGAGAATTAGGTGGGTTATCGGCAACGGCCTAGGAATATTGGCCAATCCGGCAATATCTGACGAACTCATTGAACTGGCGTTGGATGTGAAGTATGGCCGTGCCCGGGCGCGCATTGTATGGGGATTGCCAAGAACTAGGCATCCACGCGTCCCTTCAGTGCTCATGAGTCTTCTGAATGACCGTGAAATATCGATTGTGGGATATGCGATTGAGGGTCTTGGGAAGTTGGGGCACGTCCCTGCCCGAGACTTCATCGCGAGCAAGTTGAGTGATCAGGCTGAACATGTCCAGAGTGAGGCTCGAAAGGCCCTAAAGCAGATAGACCGTGTGGTGCAACAACGGTAG
- a CDS encoding nucleotidyl transferase AbiEii/AbiGii toxin family protein, with protein sequence MFFSLPAAEGFLLAGGAALLAQELTHRPTQDLDFFTVRGVGDVVRAKDEFTTAARARGWAVEHLQGSGDFCRLLIHGREGDLLVDLALESRPGMPARASVAGPTFAPEELAGRKLIALFDRAAARDFVDVYSLTGLFGKPTLLTQAAMIDLGFDTQVLASMIDRLDAYTDVDLLLDPQVTDVPALRVFFADWAAELRVG encoded by the coding sequence GTGTTCTTCAGCCTGCCGGCTGCTGAGGGTTTCCTCCTGGCCGGTGGTGCTGCCCTGCTTGCCCAGGAACTGACTCACCGGCCGACACAGGATCTCGACTTCTTCACTGTGCGCGGGGTTGGCGACGTGGTACGTGCCAAGGATGAGTTCACCACTGCCGCGCGCGCCCGGGGATGGGCGGTGGAGCACCTTCAAGGCTCGGGTGATTTCTGCCGCCTGCTCATCCACGGGCGGGAGGGGGACTTGTTGGTTGACCTGGCGCTCGAGTCCAGGCCAGGCATGCCGGCGAGAGCCAGCGTCGCTGGACCGACCTTCGCGCCGGAAGAACTCGCCGGCCGTAAGCTGATCGCGCTGTTCGACCGAGCCGCCGCCCGCGACTTCGTCGATGTGTATTCCTTGACCGGGCTCTTCGGGAAGCCAACGCTGCTCACACAGGCAGCGATGATCGACCTGGGGTTCGACACGCAGGTCCTCGCCTCGATGATCGACCGCCTCGACGCCTATACCGACGTCGATCTGCTCCTTGACCCACAGGTCACGGACGTCCCCGCGCTGCGAGTGTTCTTTGCAGACTGGGCGGCAGAGCTTCGGGTCGGCTGA
- a CDS encoding helix-turn-helix transcriptional regulator, producing the protein MAEALRRLRISSDTMGAGEMGVEMAGSNVLERARRGAGLSQQELAERARTSRTAVSAYEHGRKSPSLGTVERLLAASGYELDVRPRLSFRAVTGRRGKRYAVPDRLPRLPVEQALGMVRLPLRLNWSEPDRLYRLSDRRDRARVYEIVLREGDGADIERYVDGALLVDQWMNLVLPADLRTAWAPLIERLLAA; encoded by the coding sequence GTGGCCGAGGCGCTGCGCCGCTTACGTATCTCATCGGATACGATGGGTGCGGGTGAGATGGGAGTGGAGATGGCTGGCAGCAATGTGTTGGAGCGGGCGCGTCGTGGCGCTGGGCTGAGCCAACAGGAGTTGGCGGAGCGGGCGCGCACGTCACGCACGGCTGTGTCCGCCTATGAGCATGGGCGCAAGTCTCCGTCCCTGGGGACCGTCGAGCGGTTGCTGGCAGCGAGTGGGTACGAGCTGGACGTCCGCCCGCGCCTGAGTTTCCGGGCCGTGACGGGCCGGAGGGGCAAGCGGTATGCCGTCCCTGACCGGTTGCCGCGGCTGCCGGTGGAACAGGCGTTGGGTATGGTTCGGCTTCCCCTGCGGTTGAACTGGTCCGAGCCGGATCGGCTCTACCGGCTCAGTGACCGCCGCGACCGGGCCCGTGTGTACGAGATCGTCCTTCGCGAGGGCGACGGCGCGGATATCGAGCGGTATGTCGACGGGGCACTGCTGGTCGACCAGTGGATGAACCTGGTGCTTCCGGCCGATCTGCGGACCGCGTGGGCGCCTCTGATCGAGCGGCTGCTGGCGGCCTGA
- a CDS encoding cupin domain-containing protein, producing MAKQSPVSESSAHLDLVDALPVVAESTTSRVLVTNDVMRIVQFTFDAGEMLTEHTSPRAVAVQLVSGRMRFTVDGTEHAMGDGDIIYLAPGASHALVAETACRMTLVMVDVLT from the coding sequence ATGGCGAAACAGTCCCCTGTCTCCGAGTCATCCGCCCACCTGGATCTGGTCGACGCGCTGCCGGTCGTGGCCGAGTCGACCACCTCGCGGGTCCTGGTCACGAACGACGTGATGCGGATCGTGCAGTTCACCTTCGACGCAGGAGAGATGCTCACCGAGCACACGTCGCCGCGTGCCGTTGCCGTCCAGCTGGTCAGCGGCCGGATGCGGTTCACCGTGGACGGGACCGAGCACGCGATGGGAGACGGCGACATCATCTACCTCGCACCGGGTGCGTCACACGCTCTCGTCGCCGAGACAGCCTGCCGGATGACTCTCGTCATGGTCGACGTCCTGACCTGA
- a CDS encoding PLP-dependent aminotransferase family protein — protein MNDDSSSRIAAALRVWIASAPPGARLPSSRALVAQHRASPVTVQRALRDLTALGLVESRPGVGTFVRTVRTARPADYGWQTAALRGPRARSRPGATVMRTVGNDVIALHAGYPDPELLPRRLVRSALTRAARGDTALSRPPAAGLPELQSWFAHELGTASPLGVTPPTPSDVTVLPGSQSGLSSIFRALAAEGQPLLMESPTYWGAIAAAAQAGVRVVPVPTGSAGPDPAELARAFDETAARAFYTQPTYANPTGIQWSTERAAQVLDVVRSHGAFLIEDDWAHDFGIATTPRPVAAHDDAGHVVYLRSLTKSVSPALRIAAVIARGPARERILADRVAESMYVSGLLQAAALDVVTQPAWLTHLRGMRDQLRARRDLLLDSLDQHAPTVHVDHIPAGGLNLWARLPDSTDLDRLAQDCERAGLLIAPGTEWFPAEPAGAFLRLNYSGPNPAAFPEGALILGRVLASHGG, from the coding sequence ATGAATGACGATAGCAGTTCCCGTATCGCAGCCGCGTTGCGCGTCTGGATCGCCTCGGCCCCGCCCGGGGCCCGGCTGCCCTCGAGTCGGGCGCTCGTCGCCCAGCATCGAGCCAGCCCGGTGACGGTGCAGAGGGCGCTGCGCGACCTCACCGCGCTGGGTCTCGTCGAGAGCCGGCCCGGCGTCGGGACCTTCGTACGGACCGTGCGCACGGCCCGGCCGGCTGACTACGGCTGGCAGACAGCGGCCCTTCGCGGGCCGCGGGCCCGCAGCAGGCCCGGAGCCACGGTCATGCGCACCGTCGGCAACGACGTCATCGCCCTGCATGCCGGCTACCCCGACCCGGAGCTTCTGCCGCGACGGCTGGTGCGCTCCGCACTGACACGCGCGGCCCGTGGAGACACCGCCCTCTCGCGGCCGCCCGCGGCGGGCCTCCCGGAGCTCCAGTCCTGGTTCGCGCACGAGCTGGGCACCGCGAGCCCGCTCGGGGTCACGCCACCCACCCCCAGCGACGTCACCGTGCTGCCCGGCAGCCAGAGCGGGCTCAGCTCGATCTTCCGCGCCCTCGCCGCAGAGGGGCAGCCGCTCCTCATGGAGTCACCCACCTACTGGGGAGCCATCGCGGCTGCTGCCCAAGCCGGCGTCCGCGTCGTCCCGGTCCCCACCGGATCCGCCGGGCCCGACCCGGCCGAACTGGCCAGGGCCTTCGACGAAACGGCAGCCCGAGCGTTCTACACGCAACCCACCTACGCCAATCCGACCGGCATCCAGTGGTCGACCGAGCGTGCCGCGCAAGTCCTCGACGTCGTCCGCAGCCACGGAGCCTTCCTCATCGAGGACGACTGGGCCCACGACTTCGGCATCGCCACCACACCCCGGCCCGTCGCCGCCCACGACGACGCCGGTCACGTCGTCTACCTGCGTTCACTGACCAAGAGCGTCTCCCCGGCCCTGCGGATCGCTGCCGTCATCGCTCGAGGGCCCGCCCGCGAGCGGATCCTGGCCGACCGGGTCGCCGAGTCCATGTACGTCAGCGGCCTGCTCCAAGCCGCAGCCCTCGACGTCGTCACCCAACCCGCCTGGCTGACCCACCTGCGCGGCATGCGCGACCAGCTCCGCGCACGCCGCGACCTACTCCTCGACAGCCTGGACCAGCACGCACCTACGGTGCACGTCGACCACATCCCCGCAGGCGGGCTCAACCTATGGGCCCGCCTGCCCGACAGCACCGACCTCGACCGGCTCGCCCAGGACTGCGAACGAGCAGGGCTGCTCATCGCACCCGGCACGGAATGGTTCCCCGCCGAACCAGCCGGAGCCTTCCTCCGGCTCAACTACTCAGGCCCCAACCCGGCCGCCTTCCCGGAGGGCGCGCTCATCCTCGGGAGAGTGCTCGCCTCCCACGGTGGCTGA